A window of Candidatus Aminicenantes bacterium genomic DNA:
GATAAAGAGATTATCCGCGAGGCCAGCAAACGGCAAATCGATCTCATCGTCCTGGCCGGTTACATGAAGATCATCACCCCGAGCTTCTGCGACGCCTTCCCGCATCGGATCGTCAACATCCACCCCGCGCTCCTGCCCTCCTTCCCCGGTCTGCACGTCCAGCAGAGAGCCATCGATTGGGGAGTGAGATGGAGCGGCTGCACGACCCATTTCGTATCGGCTGAGGTGGACGCCGGGGCGATCATCCTACAGGCCTGCGTCCCGGTTCTCCAAGAGGACACCGAGGACGCGCTAGCCGCCCGCATTCTGGTCGAGGAGCACAAGATCTACCCCAAGACAGTGCGGCTTTATTTCCAGGGCCGGCTCGGGGTCCGCGGCCGCCGGGTAGTCATTCGGCCCTAAGCGGCCGGGCCGGCCGCCAGTGTTGCAAGAATCTTCGCGCAGCCCCCGGATTTGATGTAGTCGGCATGATCGGCGACGCTGGTGAACGTGCGTCCGACGATTTTAGAGCACTCGAACTCATAGCCAGCGCAAGGGACGAAGCGGTCGACGATCTTCGAAGCGGCGGGATCGACCATCTTGACCCTCCGAGCGCCGCCCTTTAAGCGGGCCAGACCCGAGATCCAGATCGCAACCCCCAGGGCTCCGCAAGCGCCTCCGCTGAGGCCGATTCCGCCGGCCCACCCCGCCGCCATCATGGCCTGCAAGTCCGACGCCCCCAGCCTCCGGGCCAGCTCGGCCGTGCAGCTGACGGGAAAAACCGGCGCATCGGGGGGATGAGCGGCCATGGCCTTCCGAATGTCGTCGTAGGCGACCGGAGGAAAGCGGGCGGCCATTCGGAAGCATTTGATTGTCCCGCCTTTGACGAGGTATTTCATGACCTTCGAC
This region includes:
- a CDS encoding C-GCAxxG-C-C family protein gives rise to the protein MTPRLSSFATVRTFLKVGTCSEAMGHVLDRAFGHPSKPEESATAPLAGGILQHGYQCGLIWGAALAAGAQSYRCLGSGPEAEAAALRAAQSLVSSFRTRNGEINCLELTECDWRKPSKVMKYLVKGGTIKCFRMAARFPPVAYDDIRKAMAAHPPDAPVFPVSCTAELARRLGASDLQAMMAAGWAGGIGLSGGACGALGVAIWISGLARLKGGARRVKMVDPAASKIVDRFVPCAGYEFECSKIVGRTFTSVADHADYIKSGGCAKILATLAAGPAA
- the purN gene encoding phosphoribosylglycinamide formyltransferase yields the protein MTETTTTAPLSDPSEVLFRSPRKRGRVMVMLSGRGSNFLAIHDAMRAGTIDADVALVFSNKEDAPGLAAARSRGLETMFLNPKLYPEKPEYDKEIIREASKRQIDLIVLAGYMKIITPSFCDAFPHRIVNIHPALLPSFPGLHVQQRAIDWGVRWSGCTTHFVSAEVDAGAIILQACVPVLQEDTEDALAARILVEEHKIYPKTVRLYFQGRLGVRGRRVVIRP